The DNA sequence CGCCGCGCGGCCACAGCCGGTCGACGAGCACCCGATAGCCGTCCGACTCGGCCGCCGGCTCGTACGCCCGCTTGAGCGCGATTTCCACGTCAGGCACCCGTCGCATAGTTGCACAGGCTCGCAGTGAGGTCGCGTCGAGCCCCGGAATGGGGTCACGCCCGGATTCCGGTATGGGCGACAGGGAGAAACACTCCGGATGGCGACTACCGAGGAACGACGCAGAAGTGCATTCGCACGGGAGAGGAGCAGTCGATGACCAGCCAGACCGCCATCGTCGCCGAGATCCGGCCCGGGATGAAGCCGGCTCTCGAGAAACGTCTGCAGGATGGACCGCCGTTCGACCTTGCCGCAGAGGGATTCGAGCGGCATGAGGTGTTCGTCGGCGACAAGGACGTCGTGTTCGTCTTCACCGGCCCAGGTGCCGTTTCACAGCTCGCCCGCATGGCGGCGACGCCCGCGCTGTTCCGGCATGTGCTGGCGATGACCGGCCTCGTCGCGGCCCCGCGCCTGCTCCAGCAGACGTACCGGTGGGACCGGCATTCCGGTGACGAACCGGCGCAGAGCACCTCTGCACGCGCGAACGGCTCGTGAGCCGCCGTGCGGCCTCGCCTCCCGGTGCCCTGGCATCGGTAGACGGCCGCCCGCAGATGCGGCCCGCGGCCCATGGCGCCGGTTCGCCCGCTGGACGATCCTTCGGGTACGGCGGGCGGACACCACCGACCCCCTCTCGGACCCCAGGCCGGGGCCGCCCGCCGCTTCCGGACGGCCGGGGCGTGCGGCATGAGTGCGCCCCGGCCGAGAAGCCCGCACAAGAGGAGGTGACCCCATGTTCGACCTGAGCCAGTTCATTCGCCATTCGGACGCCACCGAGGATTGGCTGGCGCGGTACCTCGTGACCGAGGCGCAGCGGGGACGGCGGATCGCGGACGTCCTCCAGGACCGGGCGGTCCTGCGTCATTCCGACGCGTCGATGAGAGCACGGGTGCTCGACCGCTCCGACGTCGTCGAGGCGCTGGCCGAGAACGCCGTCGCGCAGGTCCGCGAGGAGATCGCCCGCGGCGACGCGGTGGTCGGCCGCCGCCCTTCGTAACGTGATGGCTGGAGGCGTGGTCCATCTGGCGTTCGTCACGGGCCTCGGCGTTGCGATCGCCGGACTGATCGTGGTTGTCATCAGC is a window from the Gaiellales bacterium genome containing:
- a CDS encoding DUF488 family protein yields the protein MRRVPDVEIALKRAYEPAAESDGYRVLVDRLWPRG